In Methanotorris formicicus Mc-S-70, the genomic stretch TTTGATATGATAGGTTATATTGCTGGAACATTGACAACATTTGCTTCCCTACCTCAACTAATAAAATCATTAAAAACAAATGATATGAGTGGGGTTTCACTTTATTTTGTAGTCACCTTCACTTTGGGACTTTCATTATGGCTTGTTTATGGGATTTTGAAGAACGACTATCCGATAATAATATTTAACATAATTTCGTTGATGTTTTGGATTCCAATAACGTATTTAAAGATAAGGGATGAATTAGAAAGAAGTTGAACTATTAAAGTAAATTATAAAGATAATAAGTTTTGAAGAAAGATATTTATAGATGTTTTTACAATATAAAAATAAATTTAAAAGCCTTTTTTTATTTCTTCTATAGATATGTAATTTCTATTTTAAAATTAAATTAAAGTTTGGAAATTATATAATCAACTATTTTTTCAAAAAATAAATGTCAAACAATAATTTTGGTGGTTTTATGGACGATTACAAGAAATTCATAAGGTGTATGATTGATAACATATTGAACGAATATGAAAAGAAAAAGGAGGTTTCAAAAGACAGAATTGAGCAAATAAAATCAAAGTGTTTAAGAAAATTTAGGTATTTAAATGTGGGATTTCCATTAAACTCTGAGATATTAAAATATGCCACTGAGGAAGAGAAAAAAATTCTCATTCCACTATTGAGAAAAAAGCCAGTCAGAACATTATCTGGTGTTGCAGTTGTTGCAGTAATGACATCTCCTGAAAAATGTCCACATGGAAAATGCATTTTCTGCCCAGGAGGGAGAGGAAGTGTCTTTGGAGATGTGCCACAAAGTTACACAGGAAGGGAACCAGCGACAATGAGGGGGTTGATGTATAAATTCAACCCATACGAGCAAACAAAGGTGAGATTGGAACAGTTGGAGAAAGTTGGACATCCAACAAATAAGGTCGAACTTATTATTATGGGGGGGACGTTTCCAGCAAGAGATATAGAATATCAAGATTGGTTCATAAAAGGTTGCTTAGATGCCATGAACAAAAAAATATCAAATAGTTTAGAGGAAGCACAAAAACTTAATGAAACTGCAGAGCATAGATGCGTTGCTTTGTGCATTGAAACGAGACCCGATTATTGTAAAGAAGAGCATATAAACCAAATGCTAAAATTGGGAGCAACAAGGGTGGAACTTGGAGTTCAGAGTATATATAATGATGTCTTAAAGTTTGTTGAAAGGGGACATACTGTTGAAGATGCAATAAAAGCAACTCAACTGTTGAAGGATAGTGGTTTAAAGGTTTCTTACCATATGATGCCAGGTTTGCCAAACACAACAGAAGAGATGGACAAAAAGATGTTTTATGAAATATTTAATAACCCAGATTTTAAACCCGATTTAATTAAAATCTATCCATGTTTGGTTATTAGAGGGACAGAATTATATGAGATGTGGAAGAAAGGGGAATATAAGCCATTAAATGATGATGAGGCGGTTGAGTTAATAACTTATGTAAAGTCCATAATGCCAAAATGGGTTAGAACTTCAAGAATTCAGAGGGATATTCCTGCAACGGTTATCGTTGATGGAGTTAAGAAGAGTAATTTGGGAGAATTAATTTACAAAAACTTAGGGAGAAAGGGCATTAAATGCAAATGTATAAGGTGCAGAGAAGTTGGGCATGTTATGTACAAGAAAGGCATAATGCCTGAGATTGAGCACATAAAATTATGTAGAGAGGATTATGAGGCAAGTGGAGGAACAGAGATATTCCTATCTTATGAAGATGTGAAGAATGATATTTTAATTGCTTATTTGAGATTGAGGATTCCATACAAACCATTTAGAAAAGAGATTGATGATAAAACTGCATTAATAAGACAACTACATGTTTGTGGGCAGGAAAAACCTTTAACAAAGGATATAAAAGAAATTACATGGCAACATAAGGGATATGGAAAAAAACTTTTAGAAGAGGCAGAGAGGATTGCAAAAGAAGAATTCAACATGAGTAAAATTTTAGTAACAAGTGGTATCGGGGTTAGGGAGTACTACAGAAGGTTTGGATATGATAGGATAGGAGCATATATGGGCAAATATTTAAAATAAATGCCAAAAATAATGGAAGTATTAGATTGTCATCAATCTTTATTTTTCTACTTATCAACTCTACCAACGCCCCAACAAAAGCCACAAAAATTCCACAAATCCCATAAGGAATGTATAAAATCAAAACTGCAGATATGAAAAATGCCAAAAATCCTTCAAGTGTTTTTCTTCCAAGTATCTTTATCTTTCCCCTAACGCCAACTAACGTTGCCAAAGCATCGCTAATAGAAAAAACCAATATTGCATAAAACACAACATCAATATTCTCTATGAGTATCATAGTTATCAACAATCCCACAGCAAACAATACTGCTCCTTTTCCATATTCGTTTTTCCTACCACACAATCTAAGGAGTTCAGATATTATTGGGATATGGTGATTTTTTAGATAAAAATACAAAAAAATTCCCACCAATGTCAAAATAAATAATGGGTATATTATATCCTTTCCAAAAT encodes the following:
- a CDS encoding SemiSWEET transporter — encoded protein: MAIEFDMIGYIAGTLTTFASLPQLIKSLKTNDMSGVSLYFVVTFTLGLSLWLVYGILKNDYPIIIFNIISLMFWIPITYLKIRDELERS
- a CDS encoding tRNA uridine(34) 5-carboxymethylaminomethyl modification radical SAM/GNAT enzyme Elp3; the protein is MDDYKKFIRCMIDNILNEYEKKKEVSKDRIEQIKSKCLRKFRYLNVGFPLNSEILKYATEEEKKILIPLLRKKPVRTLSGVAVVAVMTSPEKCPHGKCIFCPGGRGSVFGDVPQSYTGREPATMRGLMYKFNPYEQTKVRLEQLEKVGHPTNKVELIIMGGTFPARDIEYQDWFIKGCLDAMNKKISNSLEEAQKLNETAEHRCVALCIETRPDYCKEEHINQMLKLGATRVELGVQSIYNDVLKFVERGHTVEDAIKATQLLKDSGLKVSYHMMPGLPNTTEEMDKKMFYEIFNNPDFKPDLIKIYPCLVIRGTELYEMWKKGEYKPLNDDEAVELITYVKSIMPKWVRTSRIQRDIPATVIVDGVKKSNLGELIYKNLGRKGIKCKCIRCREVGHVMYKKGIMPEIEHIKLCREDYEASGGTEIFLSYEDVKNDILIAYLRLRIPYKPFRKEIDDKTALIRQLHVCGQEKPLTKDIKEITWQHKGYGKKLLEEAERIAKEEFNMSKILVTSGIGVREYYRRFGYDRIGAYMGKYLK